DNA sequence from the Littorina saxatilis isolate snail1 linkage group LG9, US_GU_Lsax_2.0, whole genome shotgun sequence genome:
tttaaatactcaccgcttgagaacatcctgggtaccctccgtaaagagcgagcaattttcaaagaatttatttttgcgtggtttatcttacccctgagccatcgtgaacccgtgtgatccagtttccatttttcacaatgttgtcgtcagtttgtaattcgctgtgagcttatctgcaatagcacgttattatgtacctctgactatgcacgaaacaaacggctgtggttcacaagaactctagcgatggcttttgactgttcagaggaactggcgataggtataaaccgtcgtctgctacgagaaccacgaccttgcgtgaccctgcttccgggcttttcttttttcaaactttcaaaacttcgaattgtactgatcttgtcttgatgaaaaaagaattcttttatgatttaagaatgtttgtgtaacaagctgtcaatttattatttagattttaaaagttaggtctagcgccaaaacgcaccacggtcccaTTGTGCGATGAGAAAAtcggcaaaattaattctttgaaaattgctcgctctttacgtagggcacctaggatgttcccgttcggtgagcgttcaaatggaagggtgtttgtactgtgtgtaaaatcctgacagtatctgtgatggtttacgggaggcgcactgtgcctttaactaccTACCCAGGCCACTTGCACACTaaggtggggaaagggggggggggcatcccGCTCAGACACAACCAAATACCTGAACGCTTTCACATTAAGTTTTGAGATGGGAAAAAAAATCATCCACTAACTTGACTAAGTCAAAACAACAATAGCCTACCTTCTCAGTTACACAGGTAGATCAAGAAAACTTATCCTTCACGCAAACCAATGAACCAATCGCTGTAACATATTACGCACTCTTTCACAAAGATAAGAACTAACGGAAGGAAAGTATACAAGGACACAATCATGATGACATTACCTGTGCTACAAACGGGGTAACCATGGCTCCCACCCGGGCCCACATGGAGGCTGTTCCCATTCCGAACGTGCGTATAGAGGTCGGGTACACCTGCACACATACAACCGCCGAACGCATATATATGCACGgatcaacactcacacacacacacacacacactcacactcacacacacacacacacacacacacacacagcacgcaggggcggatccagggggggttctagacaccccccccccccaccccgcatcctaaaatggagagagaaaaaagaagaaaaaaatgaatataaaggaaaaattatggctcagattgcaccagattgctccattttccttgtttttattttccgtGGACCCCTATAGGAGCCGGCCTTCCTTGTCTAAATGACGGTTTTGgaaggtagttgggtaatttgttggctcaggttgcaccagatcggtcaattttccttgatttgatcaacaacaacaaaacatttaaATTAACTTTCTGGAAGGTGTActggggaagtttcttggctcagaatgcaccagattgctccattttccggCGGGGCATGCCCCAGGATCCCCCAGGAGGTTCGGGCGATTCGCGCCCTCAACttaacgcttcgcgtcgtcgatctGTCCATAAAAAAAATTGGAATCCCCccaaaaatgatgtgatccgcccctggcaCGTGTTGCGACAATAATCGCTGGCCTGCAGTGTTCGCTGACAACGTGTTTTGGTTGAGGTCACGTGGGTGTGGCTTGAAGTCGCGTGAGTTTAGAAAAACACACACGTGTGCTTTAGCGACCACTACAAGCATTCAACAGCGAATTGTGGCTCCGATGTGcgtattttcgaaagaaaatggTGTCATGCAAAGCGCACAATGCATAACAAACACTTCAGAGTTAGTTGTTCGTCAAGTGGGCCGGTAAAGTCGGTCAGCAGTGTGCACTATTTCCGCCTGACTATCGTGGGCGCTAACTCTGCCACACCGTTTGACaaccctgacagagttatttctgaacattgtCTATTTTGTTTGTATGCCTATCCCTAGGGAACATTCAGGCAatttgcgcgtgcgtgcgtgcgtgtgtgtgtgtgcgtgtgtgtccaggcatagacaatgttcggaaataactccgtcaggtttgtatgggttgtcaaAAAATTGAGTAGCCAACCTTGCCTTTTCAAGGACAAATacattcacacgtgctcctATCCACCTGTTTCAGACACATCGTCTCGTTGCCGTGATTGGCAgctccaatgtttgtcccagtaaaaccaagagtattcactctttcgcaACCCGTACAAAACCGActgagttattttcggaatttgtcTATTCCGCCTCACTGAATAGGAAGCTAACTTTGCCACACCGTTTGAACATCCtcacagagttattttcggaatttgtcTATTCCGCCTCACTGAATAGGAAGCTAACTTTGCCACACCGTTTGAacatcctgacagagttattatCGGAATTTGTCTATTCCGCCTCACTGAATTGGAAGCTAACTTTGCCTCACCATTTGAACATCctcacagagttatttccgaacgtTGTCTATTTTGTTTTTATGCCTATCCCAAGGGAACAATCAGGCAAATGTATTGTTTGTGCCCAGCCCTTGATAAAACTCAGCCGAATTTGCTACACAAACGATAACAGCTCAGGCAACTCAACCCAGGAAAGAAAACACATATTGGAATCCTATCTTTTAAGTTTCTTGACGTATATGTTTTAAAGATTCCCATATCCCAGCCCTTTGGtgtggctgggggggggggtgggggtggattgGTCCTGTGGTTTTTGATGGGTTTCTTTTCTCCATGTCATCGTATGCTTTTATCTAGTCCTTAATAGGCACTCCAACAAAGGCCTGTAGGACAGGAAGCTGCaccaaaagaaagagagaatgcttacaGTCCTgtaggctaaatatttcgcctcttaaggacatgaTATGGGTTATATAATAAtttgagtttttacgccctcacggcttttgatgagatacacaagtgtatgcgtgtttatgtggtatcagccacctgcacttatggcagaatgaccgaggtcttttgtgtgccattgtggtgacacgggggtgggatatgGCTTCAGTCTCTGGGTCTTcgcataaagttgacccgtgtccgtccccggcccgaattcgaacctgcgaccttccgatcacaattccagtgctctaccaactgagctaccggaaGCTGCACCCATCTCTCACAACTCACCTCCAACGAGTAGAGGTAGACCCAGCTAAAAGTGGCAGCAGAGAAACCCCTGACCGCGAACATGAAGAAGGTGAGGACGCCGCGGCTGACAGGCAGCTGCATAAGGGCAAAGAAGAGGCCCGTAACGGACAGGTTGATGGTCCCCGTCAGTTTCCTCCCTACTGTGTCAATCAGTAGAACATTCAGTGGAATACCTGACAAGAGAAAAAgaatacagtgaaacaccctttttaagacccccccccccccaatttaagaccccaccccccccccccaatttaagaccccttCCCTTGTAAGAccgtgttttctcagactttctcctCCTTTataagttttgatttttttctgattttttaaggtcttaaaaggggggggggggtccattCGACCAAAGCGCGTTCAGTTTGATATCtcaagttaaaaagaatacttGACAATGATTGGTTCTGCGTAACTGTCACTTACTCTTGGTttacatgtcgtatgcatttagaacgCTTACTTCCTGTAGAGATATATTGTGTGTCTTTACTTCACATAAGAAGACAGTGTCATgatgtcacacaaacacacgtacgacTTCCTCGTGTCGACCATGCTGCACGCCATGTGGTGTGTGTCACTTGTTtaataacgcgcacatatctcaccacaaggagactcaaggcgcactcatacacgttctttcgcattaacaactcaagcacattcatatacacttacgcataaattacatgaagatgacaaggcaacaaacaaacagagacacggcactcaaaagtaagcatgaaaaagaaaagaaaatttcaAATGTTAGCAATGGACAAACACAACGTTCCTTCTACAGGTTAGTGTGGACATTTGTATAATTGCCTGTTCTTGTTTCTCAGACATTTGTATTATTGCCTGTTCTTGTTTCTCAGACATTTGTATAATTGCCTGTTCTTGTTTCTCAGACATTTGTATAATTGCCTGTTCTTGTTTCTCAGACATTTGTATTATTGCCTGTTCTTGTTTCTCAGACATTTGTATAATTGCCTGTTCTTGTTTCTCAGACATTTGTATAATTGCCTGTTCTTGTTTCTCAGACATTTGTATAATTGCCTGTTCTTGTTTCTCAGACATTTGTATAATTGCCTGTTCTTGTTTCTCAGACATTTGTATAATTGCCTGTtcttgtttctcagatcttagaATAGTCCTTTGCCTTATTTGATTAAGATTATCAAGAGAATAGTATGCCAGCTCTTGACGCGTGTGATTTAAAACAGCATCTCGACAGACTGCATAAATAATCTCGTCGCACCAACTATACTTCAAGACAATGTTATAGACGCAGCACTTTCTAACTATCAACTTGAATCACATACTTACTGTTCAAAACATAATGTAAAAAAATGTATCTGTCTTTCaacgatcccccccccccctccctccctctcctgaAAAATGGAACATTAACTTACACATAAGATATAAAGTATTCTCACACAAGGAAGATCAAGTACAAACACACATTCGGAAAGTATACACACACTTGAAAGATACAatatactcacacacaaaagCTATACAAGGCTCACACATAAAAGATAAAAGTATGCTCACGCATTAAACATAAAGTATATTCACACATAACAGATAAAGCATAGTCACAAATATATGGTAAAGTATATTACACTTGAAAGATACAATATACTCACACGTAACAGATCAAGCATACTCACAACTAAATGGTAAAGTATATATTACACATAAAAGATACTGTATGCTCACACATAAAAGATACAGTATGCTCACACATAAAAGATACAGTATACTCACATATAAAAGTTAAAGTATACTCACACATAAATTCACCGAGTGTAGAAAAGATCATAGTATGGTAGTCATCACTTGTCAAGTATGCACATTTGCAATTGTTTTCTGAAATGCCACCATTTAGTAAGTTTCAAGCTTCGTAAACTCAATCACTATATTCAAAGATTAACCTTAGGAAGTTTAATCATCTTCTCTTGTTTTTGAAGATAAAAAAGATTGCTAGCTGAAAAAAATATGCTGCagaaaaataaatttaaaatatCTTGTGTACATATGTTTTAACATTTTATGCATTAGAACTTTGACAACAGTAATTACATATACCCAAAACGAAATGATCCTGTTCCAATATTTTTAAAAGTTATGCTTTACAACAGAATTAAAGAAAGCATTACAAATTGTTACTGCAAAGAACTTTGGTACTTTACTTTTAGCAGATCACTGCCAACTGACAGCAAATTGTATGGTTACACGTAGATAACATAAAAGGGAGCACTTGAAAAATGCACCATGTTCAAGTCAAGGAAAGATCCACCAAAAATGTTTTCATGTCAACAGAACATTAAAAGATCCATTGCTTGTTGAACAGCTtattaggccaaaacaaaaatatgttggttaagggtaacccgaccgaccctattttttcccgccgatcCTAAcactttttcatttctaaaaaaaccaaaaactttGGCACGTTTTGCGAACAACTATTATAAACGTTCAATACAATTCAAAAGCTTGAAACAATGGTGTTTGTGATGTTTTCATATTATTATGAGGTCaacgaaaaaaaaatcaaaagcctACCTACACATAATGTTTTGGTCACGTAACCCTAAACCACTTtttttggtgtcttacctttaGCGCTGTTGACAGTGAGGAGCTGTGAGCTGACTAGCACCATTCCATAGTAGGAGAAGGCCGTCCCAAACCATAACAGCCACAGTTGTAACGTGCTGCGTAGATATTCTCGAGAAAATAAGTCTAGGGGGCGCCCTAGCTGCTTCTGAAATTTCAACAGGGAGATATGATTGAACTATAAACGGTACAGGTGGCGTTGTTTGTGATTCCCTGGGTTTTGTCTCGGGCACGTGATAATTTTAAACCATTTCTGCttctgggttttttctttttctctaatCTAACAAAGGAAGCATATTTACATAAAGTAAAGTTCAATTTTAGCGACCCAAATTGACTCTCCGTTTTTGCTCCGGCAACATGCACAGTTAGCCATGTGGTTACGTTCCTTGCACACGAAGCAAGATTTACTGAATGAATTGCAAGTATAATTTCTAGGTGCTAGGTCGAAATTATACCTTTTTAATACGATATTACTTCAGGAACAACAGTCTGACATAGCTCTCTTTGTCTGAAGAGTTTGGCGACTTGCTATATTTTCCTCGACTGCACCTTTCGCAAtatctttttaccgaaaacttagtgctaaagcttcgtgcggccagcttcgcgaagcatactttacgtagtcgacttcgcccaaatAAGAACAGGCTTTAAGAGTAAGAAACAGAGAGGTGTAGTATTCTCACCTGCACGGGGGGCTCCAACAGACGACCTGGGGGTAAGATGGACTTGTTGATGACCGCTCCACGCTTCAAGATCTCAGCCGCCTCCTTCGTGCGCCCTGCCGCCACCAGGTAGCGCGTCGACTCCGGTACGCACTGCACGATGCATGTGTAGGTGTAATCTACTATTTCAAGAAATGATTCATATTATTAGATATTCATATTGATATTCATATTGATATTCATATTGATATTCATATTGATATTCATATTGatattcatctctctctctctctctctctctctctctctctctcattctctctctctctctctcattctctcactcgctttcattctctctctcactctctctcactctctctctctgtctttgtccctCTTTCCTCACTACAGACTGTgcaaacacaatgtttagaccCCTTTTATACAccaactacacacacaaaatcatcaGTGTCATTTCCTCCCGACACTGTATACCTTCAAAGGGTACTTGTACTTGACGTGGCAATCTCGCAACGTCTTCGGACTGAAGACTTCTTTCGCAGGGGTCACGTGACAACTGCTCAAATGAAGGTACCCCCAGAATCGACCCGACAAAAATACATCCACAAAATTCAGAATAGACAAAATTCAGCAATTTCTACCTTCAGAAACAAAGTGCAGTCATAAAGGAAAGTCCTTCGAGAAAAAAAGTTATACGAAATAATGCTTCGATCGCTTGATGAATACGATTTTTAAGATTTTACTTCAGTAACAACGGTCTTTTAAATACGATTTTACTTCAGAAACATGAGTCTGACATGACTCGCTTTGTCTGAAGAGTTTGACGacttgatatatatatatatcttcctCGACTGCACCTTCGTCcgtatctatctatatatatatatctatccaGGTACTTCAATGCAATCTCCTTCGCAACTTACCAGCAGAAAAGCGGCAGCCACAAGTACTGGTACTGAGGAGAAGACCATGAGCCAACGCCAGCCAAGCGTTGGGATGACAACCGACGCCATCAAGACCTCTATGGTAACGCCAGTTGCCCAGAATATCTGAAAAAGAGGGAGATCGATGAtcatctctttcttttctttgtcattAATTTCGAGGATGTTAAAGTCTcgggtggtgtttttttggtggggagagagggaaagagaaagagagagagaaagagagagagagaaagagagagagagaaagagagagagagaaagagagagagagaaagagagagagggagggagagagagagagagggagggagggagggagggagggagagagagagagagagagagagagacggacagaaagacagacggacaaaaagacagacagacagacagacagactgaatgacagacagacagacagacaaacagacagacaggcagacagacaaaatacagacacagacagagagacagagaaagagagacaggcagtcgacagacagtgtgtgagtgtgtgtgtgtgtgtgtgtgtgagtgtgtgtgtgtgtgcgtgtgtgcgtgcgtgtgtgcgtgcgtgcgtgcgtgcgtgttggtgtgtgcgtgtgtgtgggggtgggtggagggaggggggaggggtcgtAAAAGAGCGATTCCAATGTATCAACAGATCGTATACCTGTGTCGACAGCATGAGTTTGGCCCTGTACTTTGAAGGCAAATACTCAGCCAGCAAAGAAGACCTGAAAAAGTACACGACAATAGACTGATTAGACGATGATCGGAAACCACTGTCCGTGTcggtttgtttggtttgtaaaATAGTTATTTTTCTTGGGAACATTGAGGGACACTTccacacgtgacattataggccaatcaCCAGCGAGGGTCGTGTCTCTACACTTGGTAGGCATCATAGGCCAATGCCTAGCGAGCCATACGTGGACGAGTAACAGGCGTGGGAAAAGTCATGTGCGAAAGCTTTCCTCAATGTTTCAGAGAGAAGCTACTCTTTAACTTTCTCAAACCCGACAGATTTATTTCCAGAATTCATCTATTCCGGGAATACCTCTGTCGAGGTTTTATTGGCCGTACGTGGAAGACTTGCGTCCCTTTGAAAAAGTAATTGaatttgcttgagttcgtgtcctcaATAATTGTTTCATGTATTGTATTTTGAATAACATTTCGTTCAAACCAAAATGTGAGGCATCATATCGAGTGACCAATGCACATCGCAGATCATTATTTTCTGTGACTACTAGATCGCTTTCTTCGGCTGGTCAGCGGCCTGTGTTTGTCTCGCTTTTTCTtataaggggcacaactcttcTACAGTCTgtacaaaatcaaaaacaaaaacagagtaATTATTCCTGAACATGGTATATTTAGCTGCTATGAATTGTAATTCGTACAGTACGTTATCATAACACATATATATCTggattcttttcttttctttacttttctgtcctttttatatttagtcaagttttgactaaatattttaacatcgagggggaatcgaaacgagggtcgtggtgtatgtgcgtgtgtctgtctgtctgtctgtctgtgtgtgtgtgtgtgtgtagagcgattcagactaaactactggaccgatctttatgaaatttggcatgagagttcctgggtatgaaatccccgaacgtttttttcatttttttgataaatgtctttgatgacgtcatatccggcttttcgtgaaagttgaggcggcactgtcacgccctcatttttcaaccaaattggttgaaattttggtcaagtaatcttcgacgaagcccggacttcggtattgcatttcagcttggtggcttaaaaattaaataatgactttggtcattaaaaatctgaaaattgtaaaaaaaaaataaaaatttataaaacgatccaaatttacgtttatcttattctccatcatttgctgattccaaaaacatataaatatgttatattcggattaaaaacaagctctgaaaattaaatatataaacattattttcacaaaaaaaatttcgaaatcaatttaaaaacatcttattccttgtcggttcctgattccaaaaatatatagatatgatatgtttggattaaaaacacgctcagaaagttaaaacgaagagaggtacagaaaagcgtgctatccttctcagcgcaacgaataccccgctcttcttgtcaattccacgggcactgcctttgtcacgggcggtggagtgacgatgctacgagtatacggtcttgctgcgttgcgttgcgttcagtttcattctgtgagttcgacagctgcttgactaaatattgtattttcgccttacgcgacttgttatatttagtcaagttttcattttttttatcacacacacatgcacccgcgcatgcacgtacgcacggacatactctctctctctctctctctctctctctctctctctctctctctctctctctctctctctctctcttatctctatctctatctctatctttatctctctctctctctctctctctctctctctctctctctctctctctctctctctctctctctctctctcttacaacaCCCATACACTGAAACAcaacacgcgcgcacgcacacgcacgcacgcgcgcgcacgcacacacacgcacgcacacacacacacacacacacacacacaccgtctcaCCCCTGTGTGGATCCACCCATCCCACAGCCCACCAGGCCTCGCAGCAGCAGCATCCACACGTACGTGGGACTGAAGGTGGCCAGAAAACCGAAATATCCAATGGACAGCGTCACGATTAACAGCGCCTGGGTGGCAGAAAGGAAAGACCACATaacaaagggaaataagcgATGAAGGAGGACAGAAAACCGAAATATCCAATGGACAGCGTCCAACAAAGCTTGGGTGGCAGAAAGGAAAGACCACATaacaaagggaaataagcgATGAAGGAGGACAGAAAACCGAAAATGTCAAATGGACAGTGTCAGCAGGATAGTACAACAGCCAAGCCGGTTGCTCTCAatctgacttttttttttcacaaagagATTTTGCAACCAAACAGAGTGCCGTGTTCGGTTCTGTGGTTTTCTAATGAACAGA
Encoded proteins:
- the LOC138975330 gene encoding putative transporter SVOPL isoform X1, with translation MARRFDAVSYSRLPLSGADGNSKEGVGSLCDNEGGGSVSGEDDLIVNDVMKYTDETSTNKEEDDEKTYTVEEAVEAIGFGRFQLIVYFVGGTITAADALEMMLLSVLSPVVRCEWNLSEWKVAFITTVVFLGMGISSPLIGLVGDKHGRKVALLIVTLSIGYFGFLATFSPTYVWMLLLRGLVGCGMGGSTQGSSLLAEYLPSKYRAKLMLSTQIFWATGVTIEVLMASVVIPTLGWRWLMVFSSVPVLVAAAFLLCVPESTRYLVAAGRTKEAAEILKRGAVINKSILPPGRLLEPPVQKQLGRPLDLFSREYLRSTLQLWLLWFGTAFSYYGMVLVSSQLLTVNSAKENNCKCAYLTSDDYHTMIFSTLGEFMCIPLNVLLIDTVGRKLTGTINLSVTGLFFALMQLPVSRGVLTFFMFAVRGFSAATFSWVYLYSLEVYPTSIRTFGMGTASMWARVGAMVTPFVAQVLLAHSVSMALWAYAVVCLLCAITAFSMPIETRGRAMPQFVEMEMEVK
- the LOC138975330 gene encoding putative transporter SVOPL isoform X2 → MKYTDETSTNKEEDDEKTYTVEEAVEAIGFGRFQLIVYFVGGTITAADALEMMLLSVLSPVVRCEWNLSEWKVAFITTVVFLGMGISSPLIGLVGDKHGRKVALLIVTLSIGYFGFLATFSPTYVWMLLLRGLVGCGMGGSTQGSSLLAEYLPSKYRAKLMLSTQIFWATGVTIEVLMASVVIPTLGWRWLMVFSSVPVLVAAAFLLCVPESTRYLVAAGRTKEAAEILKRGAVINKSILPPGRLLEPPVQKQLGRPLDLFSREYLRSTLQLWLLWFGTAFSYYGMVLVSSQLLTVNSAKENNCKCAYLTSDDYHTMIFSTLGEFMCIPLNVLLIDTVGRKLTGTINLSVTGLFFALMQLPVSRGVLTFFMFAVRGFSAATFSWVYLYSLEVYPTSIRTFGMGTASMWARVGAMVTPFVAQVLLAHSVSMALWAYAVVCLLCAITAFSMPIETRGRAMPQFVEMEMEVK